The following coding sequences lie in one Sphingobium sp. KCTC 72723 genomic window:
- a CDS encoding sigma-54-dependent transcriptional regulator produces MALDILIVDDEEDIRDLVAGVLEDEGFTTRTAANSDSAIDAVDARRPSLVLLDVWLQGSRLDGLELLDEIKRRDPTIPVLMISGHGNIDTAVAAIRKGAADFIEKPFEADRLIHLVSRATETERLRRENQVLRARFGQDDELTGTSAAINGVRATIKKVAATGSRVLISGPAGVGKEVAARMLHSWSGRADSPFIIVAAARMEPDRVEEELFGLEDQSGLVRPGYLEQAHGGTLYIDEVADMPVTTQGKILRVLTDQSFTRVGGQRQVKVDVRVISSTALNLAGEIEERRFREDLFYRLNVVPLAIPPLSERRDDIPPLVEHYLARFAAERRVPPPDMASDAMAALQANEWPGNVRQLRNVIERTMILAPGDRIGRIELDMLPSELTSSGGGEGMGQSAIMGAPLREARESFEREYLRIQIRRFSGNISRTATFIGMERSALHRKLKLLGITDGKD; encoded by the coding sequence ATGGCTCTTGATATTCTGATAGTCGACGATGAAGAGGATATTCGCGATCTGGTCGCCGGTGTGCTGGAGGATGAGGGGTTCACGACCCGCACCGCCGCCAACAGCGACAGCGCGATCGACGCCGTCGACGCGCGCCGCCCTTCGCTCGTTCTGCTCGACGTATGGTTGCAAGGGTCGCGCCTGGATGGCCTCGAACTGCTCGATGAGATCAAGCGGCGCGACCCGACCATCCCGGTGCTGATGATTTCGGGACATGGCAATATCGACACGGCCGTTGCCGCGATCCGTAAAGGCGCGGCTGACTTCATCGAAAAGCCGTTCGAGGCCGATCGCCTGATCCACCTGGTATCCCGCGCGACCGAAACGGAGCGGCTGCGGCGTGAAAATCAGGTGTTGCGCGCGCGTTTCGGGCAGGATGACGAACTGACCGGCACGTCCGCTGCCATCAATGGCGTGCGTGCGACGATCAAGAAAGTCGCCGCCACCGGCAGCCGCGTCCTCATTTCCGGCCCCGCCGGCGTGGGCAAGGAAGTCGCCGCGCGGATGCTCCACAGTTGGAGCGGGCGCGCCGATTCCCCGTTCATCATCGTCGCTGCCGCCCGCATGGAACCCGACCGGGTCGAGGAAGAATTGTTCGGGCTGGAGGATCAGAGTGGCCTGGTGCGCCCCGGCTATCTGGAGCAGGCGCATGGAGGCACGCTTTATATCGACGAAGTGGCCGACATGCCGGTCACTACGCAGGGCAAGATATTGCGGGTGCTGACCGATCAGAGCTTTACCCGCGTTGGCGGCCAGCGGCAGGTGAAAGTCGATGTGCGTGTCATATCCTCCACCGCGCTCAATCTGGCGGGGGAGATTGAGGAACGGCGTTTCCGCGAAGATCTGTTCTATCGCCTCAATGTCGTGCCGCTCGCCATCCCGCCGCTGTCCGAACGGCGCGACGATATACCGCCGCTGGTCGAACATTATCTTGCTCGCTTCGCCGCCGAACGGCGTGTGCCACCGCCAGACATGGCCAGCGACGCGATGGCCGCGTTGCAGGCCAATGAATGGCCAGGTAACGTCCGCCAGTTGCGCAACGTCATCGAACGCACGATGATCCTGGCGCCGGGCGACCGCATCGGTCGGATCGAACTCGACATGCTACCGTCCGAACTGACCAGCAGTGGTGGCGGGGAGGGGATGGGCCAGTCCGCCATCATGGGCGCGCCGTTGCGGGAAGCGCGCGAGAGTTTCGAGCGAGAATATCTGCGCATCCAGATCCGCCGTTTTTCCGGCAATATCTCGCGCACCGCGACGTTCATTGGCATGGAACGATCGGCCCTGCACCGCAAACTCAAGCTGCTCGGCATCACTGACGGGAAAGACTAG
- the hfq gene encoding RNA chaperone Hfq → MADKVNNLQDIFLNSLRKSKTPVTMFLVKGVKLQGIITWFDNFSVLLRRDGQSQLVYKHAISTVMPAQSMDLTDLRKVSDSNSGKARLLQEIFLSAVRKSGSPVTMFLVNGVMLQGEIAAFDLFCMLLERDGMVQLVYKHAISTVQPLHSLDLSGENEQDD, encoded by the coding sequence ATGGCCGACAAAGTGAACAATCTTCAGGACATCTTCCTGAACAGCCTGCGCAAGAGCAAGACCCCGGTGACCATGTTCCTGGTCAAGGGCGTGAAGCTGCAAGGCATCATTACCTGGTTCGACAATTTTTCCGTGCTGCTGCGCCGCGATGGCCAGTCGCAGCTTGTGTACAAGCACGCCATTTCCACGGTCATGCCCGCCCAGTCGATGGACCTGACCGACCTGCGCAAGGTCAGCGACAGCAACAGCGGCAAGGCCAGATTGTTGCAGGAAATTTTCCTGTCGGCCGTGCGTAAATCGGGCAGCCCGGTTACGATGTTTCTGGTCAACGGTGTGATGCTTCAGGGCGAAATCGCGGCTTTCGATCTGTTCTGCATGTTGCTGGAACGCGACGGCATGGTCCAGTTGGTCTACAAGCACGCTATCTCGACGGTTCAGCCGCTCCATTCGCTCGACTTGTCGGGCGAGAATGAACAGGACGATTGA
- a CDS encoding ATP-binding protein, translated as MSGATTFSRRASAWRRKLPPFLRKGRLASLIEITVLALFLGVAGLTWHLLSGGGQSYSLLTPPIVALLLVANLVPAIALLMLMGRRVAKRRAAQSAIGSDGQLHVRLVAIFSIAASVPMLLVVIFASLLFQYGVQFWASDSARGMLQNASDLARGYYEQNLREVSDETITMADDLRDYLTQSPVSSPRFAEGYLYQVVTRKLNRSAIIEVGKDGIARTAATVDPENRPASAMLDPAVIKRLTDGENIVVQARANQIEAVTLLYPGSKIYLYVTRNAGSSSFSNVERAQKVIGDYDAFANQSRALQLRFNVALFVGSLLLVGLAVYIALAVADWMVRPVNELVTAARRITAGDLSARVSSPQSRDEIGTLAAAFNRMTQRLEAQTGALVGANSQLDERRAFIEAILSGVSAGVLSVDRQGVVQLLNRSAAAILVEEGDDPVGRPLAQVAPELAELIASEEDHGIVQLRAHGDLRTLAVKLSHDASRHILTFDDITQQLSDQRRAAWSDVARRIAHEIKNPLTPIQLAAERLQRRYAEEITSDRPTFTRLTGTIVRQVGDLRRIVDEFSSFARMPKPVFRREAVSDIARHALFLHEVAHPDIQFEYHADDPDLDLVCDRRQLGQALTNIVKNGVEAIESKPVSDEGGPRGHVRMALSMDGGDLVINVRDDGIGLPPERDRILEPYMTTRTKGTGLGLAIVKKIVEEHLGEIRFDDAPGGGASVTLRFAAAALEKLEEGQFIALPKGKVTANGS; from the coding sequence ATGAGCGGCGCGACTACATTTTCCCGGCGGGCATCGGCATGGCGGCGCAAGTTGCCGCCCTTCCTGCGCAAAGGGCGGCTGGCCAGCCTGATCGAAATCACCGTTCTGGCGCTGTTCCTTGGCGTGGCGGGCCTGACCTGGCATCTGCTGTCGGGCGGCGGGCAATCCTACAGCCTGCTGACCCCGCCGATCGTGGCGTTGCTGCTGGTGGCGAATCTGGTTCCCGCGATCGCGCTGCTGATGCTGATGGGGCGGCGCGTCGCCAAACGACGCGCGGCACAATCCGCCATCGGCAGCGACGGGCAACTGCATGTCCGCCTCGTCGCGATCTTTTCGATCGCGGCCAGTGTGCCGATGCTGTTGGTCGTGATCTTCGCGTCGCTCCTGTTCCAATATGGCGTGCAATTCTGGGCATCGGACAGCGCGCGCGGAATGCTCCAGAATGCCAGCGATCTGGCGCGCGGCTATTATGAGCAGAATCTGCGCGAGGTCAGCGACGAAACCATCACCATGGCGGACGATCTGCGCGATTATCTGACGCAATCGCCCGTTTCCAGCCCGCGCTTTGCGGAGGGTTATCTCTATCAGGTCGTCACGCGCAAACTGAACCGTTCGGCCATCATCGAAGTGGGCAAGGACGGCATCGCGCGCACCGCCGCGACCGTGGACCCCGAAAACCGTCCCGCTTCCGCCATGCTCGACCCGGCGGTCATCAAGCGGCTGACCGATGGCGAAAATATCGTGGTGCAGGCGCGCGCGAACCAGATCGAGGCGGTGACGCTGCTCTACCCCGGTTCTAAAATCTACCTTTATGTTACCCGCAACGCCGGCAGTTCCTCGTTCAGCAATGTCGAACGCGCGCAAAAGGTGATCGGCGATTATGACGCTTTCGCCAACCAGTCGCGCGCGCTCCAGTTGCGGTTCAACGTCGCTTTGTTCGTGGGATCGCTGCTGCTGGTCGGGCTGGCCGTCTATATCGCGCTGGCCGTTGCCGACTGGATGGTGCGCCCGGTCAACGAACTGGTGACGGCAGCGCGGCGCATCACGGCGGGTGACCTGTCGGCGCGCGTCAGCAGCCCGCAGAGCCGCGACGAAATCGGCACGCTGGCCGCCGCCTTCAACCGCATGACCCAGCGGCTGGAGGCGCAGACCGGCGCGCTGGTCGGCGCAAACAGCCAACTGGACGAACGGCGCGCTTTTATCGAAGCGATCCTGTCGGGCGTGAGTGCAGGCGTGCTGTCGGTCGACAGACAGGGCGTGGTGCAATTGCTCAACCGATCGGCCGCCGCGATCCTGGTGGAAGAGGGCGACGATCCGGTCGGTCGCCCGTTGGCGCAGGTCGCCCCCGAACTGGCCGAACTGATCGCGTCGGAAGAAGATCATGGCATCGTGCAACTGCGCGCCCATGGCGACCTGCGCACGCTGGCGGTCAAGCTGTCGCATGACGCATCGCGCCATATCCTGACCTTCGACGACATTACCCAGCAATTGTCGGATCAGCGCCGCGCCGCATGGTCCGACGTGGCCCGCCGCATCGCGCATGAAATCAAGAACCCGCTGACCCCGATCCAACTCGCCGCCGAACGGCTCCAGCGCCGCTATGCCGAGGAAATCACCAGCGACCGGCCGACTTTCACGCGCCTGACCGGCACCATCGTGCGGCAGGTGGGCGATTTGCGCCGCATCGTGGACGAATTTTCCTCCTTTGCGCGGATGCCAAAGCCCGTGTTCCGGCGCGAAGCGGTCAGCGACATCGCGCGCCACGCCCTGTTCCTGCACGAAGTCGCCCATCCCGACATTCAGTTCGAATATCATGCCGACGACCCCGATCTGGATCTGGTGTGCGACCGCCGCCAATTGGGGCAGGCGCTTACCAACATCGTCAAAAATGGTGTCGAGGCCATTGAATCCAAACCCGTATCCGACGAAGGCGGGCCGCGTGGTCATGTTCGCATGGCGTTGTCGATGGACGGCGGCGACCTTGTCATCAACGTGCGCGACGATGGCATCGGCCTGCCGCCCGAACGGGATCGCATCCTGGAACCCTATATGACGACGCGCACCAAGGGGACGGGCCTGGGCCTGGCCATCGTCAAGAAGATTGTCGAGGAGCATCTGGGGGAAATTCGCTTCGACGATGCACCGGGCGGGGGGGCAAGCGTCACGTTGCGCTTCGCCGCAGCGGCGCTCGAAAAACTGGAAGAAGGGCAATTCATCGCCCTGCCAAAAGGAAAAGTGACGGCCAATGGCTCTTGA
- the ntrC gene encoding nitrogen regulation protein NR(I), whose translation MAATGTVLVVDDDPAICVVVGEALRRQGHKVKTAASIRERTALMDSFTPDVLITDVMLPDGDGLEGVADIIAARPDLSVIILSAQNTLNTAIRATEKGAFEYLPKPFDLNELTRAVSDALGTRQDEGEEQGDVGLPHDGLPLVGRSPAMQEVYRTIARVLSNDLSILVLGESGTGKELVAEAIHSLGQRRTKPFIAINMAAIPRELIEAELFGYEKGAFTGAHARTAGKFEQAQGGTLFLDEIGDMPMEAQTRLLRVLQSGEVTTVGGSKPVRVNVRIIAATNKHLPQLIDDNRFRQDLYYRLNVVPIALPPLRERREDVIMLARHFLEKAAQEGLPRKTLADDATQLLMAWHWPGNVRELQNMMQRLAVLSRENVITAEILRNMLPLDAVPADYAAPGDHLAHAIRDWAKRQLGVGLGQPNRSLHDDMLAMVEPILLQEVLASVDGNQIRAAGLLGINRNTLRKKLTDYGLDPLQLRVAD comes from the coding sequence ATGGCTGCGACGGGGACCGTTCTGGTCGTGGATGACGATCCTGCCATCTGCGTGGTGGTGGGCGAAGCGCTGCGGCGGCAGGGGCATAAGGTCAAGACGGCCGCGTCCATCCGCGAACGCACCGCCCTGATGGACAGCTTCACGCCCGACGTGCTGATTACCGACGTGATGCTGCCCGACGGTGACGGGTTGGAGGGGGTGGCGGACATCATTGCCGCGCGCCCGGACCTGAGCGTCATCATCCTGTCGGCGCAAAACACGCTCAACACCGCCATTCGCGCGACCGAAAAGGGCGCGTTCGAATATCTGCCCAAGCCCTTCGACCTCAACGAACTGACGCGCGCGGTATCCGACGCGCTTGGCACGCGGCAGGATGAGGGAGAGGAGCAGGGCGACGTTGGCCTGCCCCATGATGGCCTGCCACTGGTCGGTCGTTCGCCGGCGATGCAGGAAGTCTACCGCACCATTGCCCGTGTCCTGTCCAACGACCTGTCCATTCTGGTGCTGGGCGAATCGGGGACGGGCAAGGAACTGGTGGCCGAAGCGATCCACAGTCTGGGCCAGCGACGGACCAAGCCGTTCATCGCGATCAATATGGCGGCCATCCCGCGCGAGTTGATCGAAGCAGAATTGTTTGGTTATGAAAAGGGCGCGTTCACTGGCGCTCATGCCCGCACGGCGGGGAAATTCGAACAGGCACAGGGCGGCACTTTGTTTCTCGACGAAATCGGCGACATGCCGATGGAGGCGCAAACCCGCCTGCTGCGCGTATTGCAATCGGGCGAAGTCACTACGGTCGGCGGATCGAAGCCGGTGCGCGTCAACGTCCGCATCATTGCCGCGACCAACAAGCATCTGCCCCAGCTGATCGACGACAACCGCTTCCGACAGGATCTTTATTACCGCCTGAACGTCGTGCCGATCGCGCTGCCGCCGTTGCGTGAACGGCGGGAGGACGTCATCATGCTCGCTCGCCATTTCCTGGAAAAGGCCGCGCAGGAGGGGTTGCCGCGCAAGACGCTGGCTGACGATGCGACCCAGTTGCTGATGGCATGGCATTGGCCCGGCAATGTCCGCGAATTGCAGAATATGATGCAGCGCCTGGCTGTGTTGAGCCGTGAAAATGTCATCACCGCCGAGATATTACGCAACATGCTGCCGCTCGACGCGGTTCCGGCGGACTATGCCGCACCTGGCGACCATCTGGCCCATGCCATTCGCGACTGGGCCAAGCGCCAGTTGGGTGTGGGCCTGGGCCAGCCCAACCGCAGCCTGCATGACGACATGCTGGCGATGGTCGAACCGATATTGTTGCAGGAAGTGCTGGCCAGCGTCGATGGTAACCAGATCCGCGCCGCGGGTTTGCTGGGCATCAACCGCAATACGTTGCGCAAGAAGCTGACCGATTACGGGCTGGACCCGCTCCAGTTGCGCGTTGCCGATTGA